The Aeromicrobium yanjiei genome includes a region encoding these proteins:
- a CDS encoding CDP-alcohol phosphatidyltransferase family protein, with the protein MATPPDGDPTGQLARQRWSAAHGGVDPDASRWIGGWLALVHRLARPLAARRVPPGAITVGGLIVSALVPAVAAAPGGWPIAAAALAVVAGLLDGMDGAVARMTGTDSAWGAVLDDLTDRLSDLLLLSALWVLGAPTWACVGAGALTLLLESLRASARAVGMTGVGALTVWERPSRIIVVATVGGLCGLARVAEDVVDVPSDAVEVLAGTGTVVAAILATWSIAHLAFVAHRSLGVSKAPRDR; encoded by the coding sequence ATGGCGACCCCGCCGGACGGCGACCCCACCGGACAGCTCGCCCGGCAGCGGTGGTCGGCCGCGCACGGTGGTGTGGACCCGGACGCCTCGAGGTGGATCGGCGGCTGGCTCGCCCTGGTCCACCGCCTGGCCCGCCCCTTGGCGGCCCGGCGCGTCCCACCCGGCGCGATCACGGTCGGCGGGCTGATCGTCTCGGCCCTCGTGCCGGCCGTCGCCGCGGCGCCCGGTGGCTGGCCGATCGCGGCCGCGGCGCTGGCCGTCGTCGCGGGTCTGCTCGACGGCATGGACGGTGCCGTGGCCCGCATGACCGGCACCGACAGCGCGTGGGGGGCGGTGCTTGACGATCTCACCGACCGGCTCTCCGACCTGCTGCTGCTCTCCGCCCTCTGGGTGCTCGGGGCCCCCACGTGGGCGTGCGTCGGGGCGGGTGCGCTGACGCTGCTGCTGGAGTCGCTGCGGGCCTCGGCCCGCGCGGTCGGGATGACCGGCGTCGGGGCACTCACGGTGTGGGAACGACCGTCGCGCATCATCGTCGTCGCGACGGTCGGCGGGCTGTGCGGCCTGGCGCGCGTCGCGGAGGACGTCGTCGACGTGCCCTCGGATGCCGTCGAGGTGCTGGCCGGGACCGGCACCGTGGTCGCCGCAATCCTCGCGACGTGGTCGATCGCCCACCTCGCGTTCGTGGCGCACCGCAGCCTGGGGGTCAGCAAGGCCCCACGAGACCGCTGA
- a CDS encoding DUF2804 domain-containing protein, protein MIEHELTERVSLTGPDGRLNRAAVGWARQPLVDTPGIGGRVSWGRNKRWEYWNVMTPTHVIALTVSSLDYAAVHEVWVLDRASGEAVKHAATGVLGGSATLPATLGDGPARARHGRLTIDIDEVDGGTRLRGTIPGASFDVVAARPPGHECLAVVVPWSDTRFQYTVKDVARPATGAVTVDGVTAPVPAGESWAVLDHGRGRWPYDIAWNWGAGSGSVDGRTIGIQVGARWTAGTGSTENAVLVGTRLHKISHELDWDYDLDDWRRPWRITGGGLDATFMPFHDKRSSTQLGVLASRTVQCFGQWAGTFRDDEVEIAFEGLDGWAEDVHNRW, encoded by the coding sequence GTGATCGAGCACGAGCTGACCGAACGGGTGTCGCTGACCGGGCCCGACGGCCGGCTGAACCGGGCGGCTGTCGGCTGGGCCCGGCAGCCCCTGGTCGACACCCCCGGCATCGGCGGTCGGGTCTCGTGGGGCCGCAACAAGCGGTGGGAGTACTGGAACGTCATGACGCCGACCCACGTCATCGCGCTCACGGTCTCGTCGCTGGACTACGCCGCGGTGCACGAGGTCTGGGTGCTGGACCGGGCGAGCGGCGAGGCCGTGAAGCACGCCGCGACCGGCGTCCTCGGTGGATCCGCCACGCTGCCCGCGACCCTCGGCGACGGACCTGCGCGGGCCCGGCACGGCAGGCTGACGATCGACATCGACGAGGTCGACGGCGGCACCCGGCTGCGGGGCACGATCCCCGGCGCCTCGTTCGACGTCGTGGCGGCGCGCCCCCCGGGGCACGAGTGCCTTGCAGTCGTGGTGCCGTGGAGCGACACGCGCTTCCAGTACACGGTCAAGGACGTCGCCAGACCGGCGACCGGCGCCGTGACGGTGGACGGCGTGACCGCCCCGGTCCCGGCCGGGGAGTCGTGGGCGGTCCTCGACCACGGCCGGGGACGCTGGCCGTACGACATCGCCTGGAACTGGGGCGCGGGATCGGGGAGCGTCGACGGCCGCACGATCGGGATCCAGGTGGGAGCGCGCTGGACCGCGGGCACCGGGTCGACCGAGAACGCGGTGCTCGTGGGCACGCGGCTGCACAAGATCAGCCACGAGCTCGACTGGGACTACGACCTCGACGACTGGCGGCGGCCGTGGCGCATCACGGGCGGTGGTCTCGATGCCACGTTCATGCCCTTCCACGACAAGCGGTCCTCGACCCAGCTCGGGGTGCTGGCGTCACGGACCGTGCAGTGCTTCGGCCAGTGGGCCGGGACGTTCCGCGACGACGAGGTCGAGATCGCGTTCGAGGGCCTCGACGGCTGGGCCGAGGACGTCCACAACCGTTGGTGA
- a CDS encoding potassium/proton antiporter, with translation MDVHDLDTYLLVGAGVLILAVLAVRLSVSIGLPSLLVYLALGLLLGSSGLGIDFADADLAHALGFGGLVLILAEGGLTTKWQHVRPNLGYGLLLATLGSAITVLVVAAGAHYLLDLDWELAVLLAAVLTPTDAAAVFSVLRTVPLKSSVTGTLEAESGLNDAPIVVLVVAISAGEVADKGVGYLAALVIFELLVGAAFGVAIGWFGGWLLRRVALPASGLYPLVVIAFTILAYGSAAAVHASGFAAVYIAALILGNAELPHRVATRSFVEGIGWLAQIGLFVMLGLLASPDELEWRNVWHGLLIGAILTFVARPLTVMVCAVWFRRSAREQLFVGWAGLRGAVPIVLATIPLSAGVDGSRDLFNTVFVAVVIYTLLQAAPLARLAAACGVLTDAARDVEVEAAPLERVSADLLQIRVPSGSRLAGVEVGELRLPVGASVTLVVRDETTFVPHRTDRIAVNDDLLIVAERSVREQTESRLRDVGRHGRLAGWGVDG, from the coding sequence GTGGACGTGCACGACCTCGACACCTACCTGCTCGTCGGCGCCGGTGTCCTCATCCTCGCCGTGCTCGCGGTCCGCCTCTCGGTGTCGATCGGCCTGCCGTCGCTGCTGGTCTATCTCGCCCTCGGCCTCCTGCTCGGCAGCTCAGGACTCGGCATCGACTTCGCGGACGCCGATCTCGCCCATGCCCTCGGCTTCGGCGGTCTCGTGCTGATCCTCGCCGAGGGTGGTCTGACCACCAAGTGGCAGCACGTCAGGCCCAACCTGGGCTACGGCCTGCTGCTCGCGACCCTCGGCTCGGCCATCACGGTCCTCGTGGTCGCGGCGGGCGCGCACTACCTCCTCGACCTGGACTGGGAGCTCGCGGTCCTGCTCGCCGCGGTGCTGACCCCGACCGACGCGGCCGCGGTCTTCTCGGTGCTGCGCACGGTGCCGCTCAAGTCGAGCGTCACCGGGACGCTCGAGGCCGAGTCGGGCCTCAACGACGCCCCCATCGTCGTGCTGGTCGTGGCGATCAGCGCAGGGGAGGTCGCCGACAAGGGCGTGGGCTACCTGGCTGCGCTCGTGATCTTCGAGCTCCTGGTCGGTGCGGCCTTCGGCGTCGCGATCGGCTGGTTCGGCGGCTGGCTCCTTCGCCGGGTGGCCCTGCCGGCGTCGGGTCTCTATCCGCTCGTGGTCATCGCGTTCACGATCCTCGCCTACGGCTCGGCGGCGGCCGTCCATGCGAGCGGTTTCGCCGCGGTCTACATCGCCGCGCTGATCCTCGGCAACGCCGAGCTGCCCCACCGCGTGGCCACCCGCTCGTTCGTGGAGGGGATCGGCTGGCTCGCGCAGATCGGTCTGTTCGTGATGCTCGGACTGCTCGCGAGCCCCGACGAGCTGGAGTGGCGCAACGTCTGGCACGGGCTGCTGATCGGCGCGATCCTGACCTTCGTCGCCCGGCCGTTGACCGTGATGGTGTGCGCGGTGTGGTTCCGGCGGAGCGCCCGCGAGCAGCTGTTCGTGGGGTGGGCGGGTCTGCGGGGCGCGGTGCCCATCGTCCTGGCGACGATCCCGCTGTCCGCGGGGGTCGACGGCTCGCGCGACCTGTTCAACACCGTGTTCGTCGCCGTCGTGATCTACACCCTGCTGCAGGCCGCGCCGCTCGCGCGACTGGCCGCGGCGTGCGGCGTCCTGACCGATGCCGCGCGCGACGTCGAGGTCGAGGCCGCGCCTCTCGAGCGCGTGTCCGCCGACCTGCTGCAGATCCGGGTGCCGAGCGGCTCGCGGCTCGCGGGCGTCGAGGTCGGCGAGCTGCGGCTGCCGGTGGGTGCCTCGGTCACGCTGGTCGTGCGCGACGAGACGACGTTCGTCCCGCACCGCACGGATCGCATCGCGGTCAACGACGACCTGCTCATCGTCGCGGAGCGCTCAGTACGCGAGCAGACCGAGAGCCGGTTGCGCGACGTGGGCCGTCACGGCCGCCTCGCCGGCTGGGGCGTCGACGGCTGA
- a CDS encoding GMC oxidoreductase, with translation MTDFDADVVVGGSGFGGAVTALRLTEAGHRVIVLERGRRLSDADLLRARKDPRAYLWQPAAGMRGFFWQRIFKDVGIIGANGVGGGSIVWAGVLLEPGETFYRDPAWAHLADDWRTELAPHYERAARMLGRVANTHLGPMDEHLRSAARAVGAEHTFGPVPLAIHFGTEGVTEPDPFFGGEGPDRTGCRLCGECLLGCPYGAKNQLTRNYLHLAERYGAEIRAEHDVTAITPLVGGGYEIAVAHPWQRGIDRAPIRAQRVVLAAGVLGTLDLLFRCRDELGTLPRVSRQLGRHVRTNSEALTAVQQPAGQDLSHGPTITTDFHPDADTHVTQNRYVGGWHMRFQIGPIIDGHRPRLRALRTLGAIAAHPLRQLRAMGARRFEQRLTVLTVMQRLDNELAFELRRSPFRPWRRVLRSRSVAGREAPSFLPVANEVTRAYAKASGGTPFNLLGETLGGLSVTAHILGGAAMGADPTEGVVDAHHEVFGHPGLYVADASTIPANLGVNPSLTITAMAERFAAGFPAAPADRVRREPVDAAPAGRTS, from the coding sequence ATGACGGACTTCGACGCCGACGTGGTCGTGGGGGGCAGTGGGTTCGGCGGTGCGGTGACCGCGCTCCGTCTCACCGAGGCGGGTCACCGTGTGATCGTCCTCGAGCGGGGCCGGCGGCTCAGCGACGCCGACCTGCTGCGCGCCCGCAAGGACCCCCGGGCGTACCTCTGGCAGCCGGCGGCCGGCATGCGCGGCTTCTTCTGGCAACGCATCTTCAAGGACGTCGGCATCATCGGCGCCAACGGCGTCGGCGGCGGGTCGATCGTCTGGGCCGGCGTGCTGCTCGAGCCCGGCGAGACGTTCTACCGCGACCCCGCGTGGGCGCACCTCGCGGACGACTGGAGGACCGAGCTCGCACCGCACTACGAGCGGGCCGCCCGCATGCTCGGCCGGGTCGCCAACACCCATCTGGGACCGATGGACGAGCACCTGCGCTCCGCCGCCCGCGCGGTGGGGGCCGAGCACACGTTCGGGCCGGTGCCGCTCGCGATCCACTTCGGCACCGAGGGCGTGACGGAGCCCGATCCCTTCTTCGGCGGCGAGGGACCCGACCGGACCGGCTGCCGGCTCTGCGGCGAGTGCCTGCTCGGCTGCCCGTACGGCGCAAAGAACCAGCTCACCCGCAACTACCTGCACCTGGCCGAGCGGTACGGCGCGGAGATCCGGGCCGAGCACGACGTCACCGCGATCACGCCCCTCGTCGGCGGCGGCTACGAGATCGCCGTCGCCCACCCCTGGCAGCGCGGCATCGACCGGGCCCCGATCCGGGCGCAGCGCGTCGTGCTGGCCGCGGGGGTGCTCGGCACCCTCGACCTGCTCTTTCGCTGCCGGGACGAGCTCGGCACCCTCCCGCGCGTCTCGCGGCAGCTCGGCCGGCACGTGCGCACCAACAGCGAGGCGCTGACCGCGGTGCAGCAGCCGGCCGGGCAGGATCTCTCGCACGGGCCCACGATCACGACCGACTTCCACCCCGACGCGGACACCCACGTGACGCAGAACCGCTATGTCGGCGGCTGGCACATGCGCTTCCAGATCGGCCCGATCATCGACGGCCACCGTCCGCGCCTGCGGGCGTTGCGCACCCTCGGGGCGATCGCGGCGCACCCGCTGCGGCAGCTCCGGGCGATGGGAGCGCGGCGGTTCGAGCAACGCCTGACCGTGCTGACCGTGATGCAGCGCCTCGACAACGAGCTCGCATTCGAGCTGCGCCGCTCCCCGTTCCGGCCGTGGCGACGCGTGCTCCGCTCGCGGTCCGTCGCAGGCCGCGAGGCCCCGAGCTTCCTGCCGGTCGCCAACGAGGTCACCCGGGCGTACGCGAAGGCGTCCGGCGGCACCCCGTTCAACCTGCTCGGCGAGACTCTCGGCGGCCTCTCCGTGACGGCGCACATCCTGGGCGGGGCGGCCATGGGCGCCGACCCGACCGAAGGCGTCGTCGACGCCCACCACGAGGTGTTCGGGCATCCCGGCCTCTACGTCGCGGACGCCAGCACGATCCCGGCCAATCTCGGCGTCAACCCCTCGCTGACCATCACGGCGATGGCCGAGCGGTTCGCCGCAGGCTTCCCCGCGGCCCCGGCCGACCGGGTGCGCCGCGAGCCGGTCGACGCGGCTCCCGCCGGGAGGACGTCATGA
- a CDS encoding type II toxin-antitoxin system VapB family antitoxin yields MIFRRVSEGRPYPEHGLSQNGWAEISPSQVRLDDLTTTKTTLDLEHLLDDDSTYFGDLFAHVVSWRGELYLEDGLHRALRAALQQRNMLHARVHSIGKHV; encoded by the coding sequence GTGATCTTCCGGAGGGTGAGCGAGGGGCGTCCCTACCCCGAGCACGGCCTCTCGCAGAACGGATGGGCCGAGATCTCCCCCTCCCAGGTGCGTCTCGACGACCTGACCACCACCAAGACCACACTCGACCTCGAGCACCTGCTGGATGACGACTCGACCTACTTCGGTGACCTGTTCGCCCACGTCGTCAGCTGGCGCGGCGAGCTGTACCTCGAGGACGGTCTCCACCGCGCCCTGCGCGCAGCGCTCCAGCAGCGCAACATGCTCCACGCCCGCGTCCACTCGATCGGCAAGCACGTATGA
- a CDS encoding LytR C-terminal domain-containing protein, with the protein MTKTLTMLTAVIVFVVGTIVGVRLLVSGTEASATQSTCRSSVVAKGERLNSNVVRVNVFNASARSGLANRVTINLQANGFLGGRIGNSTSKTKPGRVAILTADKKDPRVRLVASQFRDKVTYAKPDIDVAGGVTVVIGDKFSGLKSKSRTSIKSNRDIKVCIPVVPLP; encoded by the coding sequence ATGACCAAGACCCTCACGATGCTGACTGCGGTCATCGTCTTCGTCGTCGGCACGATCGTCGGCGTCCGCCTCCTCGTCTCCGGCACCGAGGCGAGCGCGACGCAGTCGACCTGCCGCTCGTCGGTGGTCGCGAAGGGCGAACGCCTCAACAGCAACGTCGTGCGCGTCAACGTCTTCAACGCGTCCGCTCGGTCGGGCCTCGCGAACCGGGTGACGATCAACCTGCAGGCCAACGGCTTCCTCGGCGGCCGGATCGGCAACAGCACGAGCAAGACCAAGCCCGGCCGGGTCGCGATCCTGACGGCCGACAAGAAGGATCCGCGGGTGCGGCTCGTCGCGTCGCAGTTCCGCGACAAGGTCACCTACGCGAAGCCCGACATCGACGTGGCGGGCGGGGTGACGGTCGTGATCGGCGACAAGTTCTCGGGCCTGAAGAGCAAGTCGCGCACGTCGATCAAGTCCAACCGCGACATCAAGGTGTGCATCCCCGTCGTGCCGCTGCCCTGA
- the idi gene encoding isopentenyl-diphosphate Delta-isomerase → METVENVVLLDESGRDIGAAPKSGVHHDATPLHLAFSCYVFDADDRLLVTRRAVDKKTFPGVWTNSACGHPAPAESMLAAVSRRVRQELGLSVEQVRLVLPEFRYTAHMNGIRENEMCPVFIARSAGEVTPDPAEVDDAVWVPWREFAADVLSGRREVSSWCRTQVEALEALGPAPAHWPTADPTRLPPAVTI, encoded by the coding sequence ATGGAGACCGTCGAGAACGTCGTGCTGCTGGACGAGTCCGGCCGTGACATCGGCGCGGCGCCCAAGAGCGGCGTCCACCACGACGCGACGCCGTTGCACCTGGCGTTCTCCTGCTACGTGTTCGACGCCGACGACCGGCTGCTCGTCACGCGGCGTGCAGTGGACAAGAAGACGTTCCCGGGGGTGTGGACCAACAGTGCGTGCGGGCACCCCGCGCCGGCCGAGTCGATGCTCGCCGCGGTGTCGCGGCGGGTCCGGCAGGAGCTGGGCCTCTCGGTCGAGCAGGTGCGTCTGGTGCTCCCGGAGTTCCGCTACACCGCCCACATGAACGGCATCCGTGAGAACGAGATGTGCCCGGTGTTCATCGCCCGCTCCGCGGGTGAGGTGACGCCCGATCCCGCCGAGGTCGACGACGCGGTGTGGGTGCCGTGGCGCGAGTTCGCGGCCGACGTCCTGTCCGGCCGTCGCGAGGTCTCGTCCTGGTGCCGCACGCAGGTCGAGGCGCTCGAGGCCCTCGGGCCGGCGCCCGCCCACTGGCCCACGGCCGACCCCACCCGTCTGCCTCCCGCGGTCACGATCTGA
- a CDS encoding phosphatase PAP2 family protein: MTQSSARTMPAETTTTASRSSGLLRVAGRAGIEVALIGVLYVGYVISRTFASTAFAPARGRAFDILTFEKSWRIDVESWLNDLFFKHEWIGVASSFWYATTHYLVTLVVLVWLYRRSVSQYVTARRAIVLASVMGLIFYLLMPTAPPRLVGGYHDILSLNSGIGWWSQNGSAPKGMGDITNDLAAFPSLHAGWALWVAIVLIRAGVPRIVQGIGLAYAAMMTVVIIGTGNHWIVDAVVGWAVVLVAFGVMIAFDRDDCHGSDHDAEHEPESARA; encoded by the coding sequence ATGACGCAGTCATCAGCACGGACGATGCCGGCGGAGACGACCACCACCGCCAGTCGCTCGTCCGGCCTGTTGCGAGTGGCCGGCCGCGCCGGCATCGAGGTCGCGCTGATCGGCGTGCTCTACGTCGGCTACGTGATCTCCCGGACCTTCGCCTCGACCGCGTTCGCGCCGGCCCGGGGTCGCGCCTTCGACATCTTGACGTTCGAGAAGTCCTGGCGCATCGACGTCGAGTCCTGGCTCAACGACTTGTTCTTCAAGCACGAGTGGATCGGCGTCGCGAGCAGCTTCTGGTACGCCACGACGCACTACCTGGTCACCCTCGTCGTGCTCGTGTGGCTCTACCGCCGCAGTGTGTCGCAGTACGTCACGGCCCGCCGCGCGATCGTGCTGGCGTCCGTGATGGGACTGATCTTCTATCTGCTGATGCCGACGGCTCCTCCGCGTCTGGTCGGCGGCTACCACGACATCCTCAGCCTCAACTCGGGGATCGGCTGGTGGAGCCAGAACGGCTCGGCGCCCAAGGGCATGGGCGACATCACCAACGATCTCGCAGCGTTCCCGTCGCTGCACGCGGGCTGGGCGCTGTGGGTCGCGATCGTGCTGATCCGCGCGGGAGTTCCTCGCATCGTCCAGGGCATCGGCCTGGCCTACGCGGCCATGATGACTGTCGTGATCATCGGCACCGGCAACCACTGGATCGTCGATGCCGTCGTCGGGTGGGCCGTCGTCCTCGTGGCGTTCGGCGTGATGATCGCCTTCGACCGCGACGACTGTCATGGCTCCGACCACGACGCCGAGCACGAACCGGAGTCAGCCCGGGCCTGA
- a CDS encoding helicase HerA-like domain-containing protein — MTTSGDAQQAAEEAARVAAEAQAVAAAAQKKADELTAVAERARATSDTPSAAPSGIVDLVRAGYAFEGVAIEMGALVDDGHPVPDAPVRIPLAMLNRHGLVAGATGTGKTKTLQVLAEQIASHGVPVFAADIKGDLSGIATAGTPDEALLERTRSIGQDWQPVATPTEYFALGGIGTGVPVRATIEDFGPTLLSKVLGLNRTQESSLSLVFHHARTAGLPLIDLGDLRAVLTHLTSAEGKAALKDLGGLSSATVGVILRELIGFADEGADQFFGRPEIAVSDFLRTAPDGRGIVSLLEVPGVQDKPALFSTFLMYLLRQLFTELPEVGDVERPKLVFFFDEAHLLFADASDDFLETITQTVRLIRSKGVGIVFVTQTPKDVPSDVLAQLGSRVQHQLRAHTPDAAKALKATVSTYPHTAYDLEEVLTSLGIGEAIVTVMSDKGAPTPVAWTRLRAPQGSMAPTPAEEIRAAVAASPLMARYGTTVDPQSASDVLAARQAEADAEDRREADAGRVQKESERLEKQRPRRPTRSSSRSRRMSPVDRAVGEASRTLARELVKNLFRKRR; from the coding sequence ATGACGACCAGTGGCGACGCCCAGCAGGCCGCAGAGGAGGCCGCTCGGGTCGCTGCTGAGGCGCAGGCCGTCGCCGCCGCTGCGCAGAAGAAGGCCGACGAGCTCACCGCGGTGGCCGAGCGGGCCCGGGCCACGTCCGACACACCGAGTGCCGCCCCGAGCGGGATCGTCGACCTGGTCCGGGCCGGCTACGCGTTCGAGGGCGTGGCGATCGAGATGGGTGCGCTGGTCGACGACGGCCACCCCGTCCCGGACGCGCCGGTGCGGATCCCGCTCGCGATGCTCAACCGCCACGGTCTGGTCGCGGGCGCCACCGGGACCGGCAAGACCAAGACGCTGCAGGTGCTGGCCGAGCAGATCGCGTCGCACGGGGTGCCGGTGTTCGCCGCCGACATCAAGGGGGACCTGTCGGGGATCGCCACCGCGGGCACCCCGGACGAGGCGCTGCTCGAGCGGACCCGCAGCATCGGGCAGGACTGGCAACCGGTCGCGACCCCGACGGAGTACTTCGCGCTGGGCGGGATCGGCACGGGCGTGCCCGTCCGGGCCACGATCGAGGACTTCGGGCCGACCCTGCTCTCCAAGGTGCTGGGGCTCAACCGCACGCAGGAGTCGTCGCTGTCGCTCGTCTTCCACCATGCCCGCACCGCGGGGCTGCCCCTGATCGACCTCGGCGACCTGCGCGCCGTCCTGACGCACCTCACGAGCGCCGAAGGCAAGGCCGCGCTCAAGGACCTCGGCGGGCTCTCGTCGGCCACGGTCGGGGTGATCCTGCGTGAGCTCATCGGCTTCGCGGACGAGGGCGCGGACCAGTTCTTCGGCCGGCCCGAGATCGCGGTGTCCGACTTCCTCCGCACGGCTCCGGACGGGCGGGGCATCGTCTCGCTGCTCGAGGTCCCGGGGGTCCAGGACAAGCCCGCCCTGTTCTCGACCTTCCTGATGTACCTGCTGCGCCAGCTGTTCACCGAGCTGCCCGAGGTCGGCGACGTCGAGCGGCCCAAGCTGGTCTTCTTCTTCGACGAGGCCCACCTGCTGTTCGCCGACGCCTCGGACGACTTCCTCGAGACGATCACGCAGACCGTCCGGCTCATCCGCTCCAAGGGCGTCGGCATCGTCTTCGTGACCCAGACGCCCAAGGACGTCCCGAGCGACGTCCTGGCCCAGCTCGGCTCGCGGGTGCAGCACCAGCTGCGCGCCCACACACCCGACGCCGCAAAGGCCCTGAAGGCGACCGTGTCGACCTATCCCCACACGGCGTACGACCTCGAGGAGGTGCTCACCTCCCTCGGCATCGGCGAGGCGATCGTGACGGTCATGAGCGACAAGGGCGCACCGACCCCGGTCGCCTGGACCAGGCTCCGGGCGCCGCAGGGATCCATGGCCCCGACACCTGCGGAGGAAATCCGCGCCGCCGTCGCTGCGTCCCCGTTGATGGCCCGGTACGGCACCACGGTCGACCCGCAGTCGGCCAGTGACGTGCTGGCCGCTCGACAGGCGGAGGCAGACGCCGAGGACCGGCGGGAGGCCGACGCCGGGCGCGTGCAGAAGGAGTCCGAGCGTCTGGAGAAGCAGCGTCCCCGGCGCCCCACCCGCTCGTCGTCCCGCTCGCGACGCATGTCCCCGGTCGACCGAGCGGTCGGTGAGGCGAGTCGCACTTTGGCCCGGGAACTGGTCAAGAATCTGTTCCGGAAACGTCGTTGA
- a CDS encoding endonuclease/exonuclease/phosphatase family protein, translating into MPPPDSPDAGTTSSVRLVSLNIASGRTADGTFSLARTGTDLRDLDADVVALQEVDLRLPRSGGLDQAAALAEACRVPGRPPWSALFAATLHGAPGPGGDARPAPATLPDEPSYGVALLTRLPVLSQHELRLAPARGRLPILLPPGIRPRVWFMPDEQRIALAAVLDGPTGPLTVVSTHLSFAPARAVRQLRQIRDWARPLPRPLVLLGDLNLAGSWPSRATGWRPLVSGRTFPASRPRAQLDHALADGPIRLDRRAVVTALGGGDHLGIVTDVTPVAP; encoded by the coding sequence ATGCCTCCACCTGACTCCCCGGACGCCGGCACGACGTCCAGCGTGCGCCTGGTGTCGCTCAACATCGCCTCGGGACGCACGGCCGACGGCACCTTCTCCCTCGCCCGCACGGGAACGGACCTGCGCGACCTCGACGCCGACGTCGTGGCGCTCCAGGAGGTCGACCTGCGGCTCCCCCGCTCGGGCGGCCTGGACCAGGCGGCGGCGCTCGCCGAGGCCTGCCGAGTGCCGGGGCGACCGCCCTGGTCCGCGCTCTTCGCCGCGACGCTGCACGGCGCGCCCGGCCCCGGGGGCGACGCCCGCCCGGCACCGGCGACGCTCCCGGACGAGCCGTCCTACGGTGTCGCGCTGCTGACCCGGCTGCCGGTGCTGTCGCAGCACGAGCTCCGGCTGGCACCCGCGAGGGGACGGCTGCCGATCCTCCTGCCGCCGGGCATCCGTCCCCGTGTCTGGTTCATGCCGGACGAGCAGCGGATCGCCCTGGCGGCGGTGCTCGACGGCCCCACCGGACCGCTGACGGTCGTCAGCACCCACCTGTCGTTCGCGCCGGCCCGTGCCGTCCGCCAGCTGCGCCAGATCCGCGACTGGGCGCGGCCGCTGCCCCGGCCCCTGGTCCTGCTCGGCGATCTCAACCTCGCCGGCTCGTGGCCCTCGCGGGCGACCGGGTGGCGGCCGCTCGTGTCCGGCCGCACGTTCCCGGCGTCCAGGCCGCGTGCCCAGCTGGACCACGCGCTCGCGGACGGACCGATCCGGCTCGACCGACGGGCCGTCGTGACCGCGCTGGGCGGGGGTGACCACCTGGGGATCGTGACCGACGTGACGCCGGTGGCACCGTGA